In Exiguobacterium sp. 9-2, the genomic window CCTTCGCACACGCTGCTTCGAGACCGTTACGTAATCCTTTGTTGGCGGCGACACCACCAGCAAGCAGCAGTTGGCGTCCCCCTTTATCCTTCACGGCACGGATCGCCTTCGTCACGAGGACTTCGACGACGCTCGCTTGGAAACTCGCAGCTAAATCTTCCGGGATGATCACTTCTCCCCGTTGCTCAGCGTTATGCACGGCATTGATGACCGCTGACTTTAAACCGCTGAAGCTAAAGTCATACGAGTCCTTCTCGAGCCAGACGCGTGGAAAATGGAACGTATCCTGACCGGTTTGTGCCAACTGATCGATTCGTGGACCACCTGGATACGGTAACTTCAATGTTCGAGCGACTTTATCATAGGCTTCCCCTGCTGCATCATCTCGTGTTTCACCGATGACTTCATATACACCGTCTTCTGGCATGTAAATCAGTTCCGTATGCCCACCTGATGCAATCAAACAGACGAGCGGGAATTCAAGCTCTTGTACGAGACGATTCGCGTAGATATGACCTGCGATATGATGAACACCGATCAAAGGCTTATTATGCGCAAAAGCAAGTGTCTTTGCCGCACTGACACCAACGAGTAATGCCCCGACCAGTCCGGGACCTTCCGTGACAGCGATCGCATCGAT contains:
- the tsaD gene encoding tRNA (adenosine(37)-N6)-threonylcarbamoyltransferase complex transferase subunit TsaD — translated: MTQPLILAIESSCDETAAAVVRGGTNVLSNVVSSQIESHKRFGGVVPEVASRHHVERITYVIDDALTEANVTIDDIDAIAVTEGPGLVGALLVGVSAAKTLAFAHNKPLIGVHHIAGHIYANRLVQELEFPLVCLIASGGHTELIYMPEDGVYEVIGETRDDAAGEAYDKVARTLKLPYPGGPRIDQLAQTGQDTFHFPRVWLEKDSYDFSFSGLKSAVINAVHNAEQRGEVIIPEDLAASFQASVVEVLVTKAIRAVKDKGGRQLLLAGGVAANKGLRNGLEAACAKEGIDLVIPPMHLCGDNAAMIGAAAIHPYRALRYSTLAMNAEPGLDLK